Within Enterobacter sp. RHBSTW-00175, the genomic segment TGAATCATCCAGCGCCATCATCACCGCCTTCCAGGCGCTCCCGACGCTGGTTGATACCTTCATCGCGCAGCTGTTAGACGCTCCGTCACAGATAATCCCGCTGACATCACCGATCATGCTGCTGATGGCCATCGCAATCGTCTGGTAACGCCCGTCCATCAGCCACGCCATTCCTGCCGCCGCGCCCATGGCCGCCGTTGTTGCTGCGCACAGCGCCGACAAGCGCGGAAGCTGGTAATGGATATAGATGGCCGCCAGATGCGACAACATCAATGCCCGGGCAAGACGTTCATCATCAGCCTGAACATACTCAGCCACCACCACAACCGGCATAGTCGCGGTGATCCCCTGATTGCCCGAGCCGGAGTTGCTCATAGCTGGTAACGTTGCGCCACCCATTCTGGCATCAGAGGCCGCACTGGTGCGGATAATAATGTCTGAACCTATATCCTGCGCCATCCATCCACGCGCGCGCTGTTTATGCAGAGTGGCACCGATGTGCAGCCCCCACTTTCTGCTTAGCCCTTCGCGAGAGAGCGCATCGTTCAGACGTGCCGCTTCCAGGATAAAGCGGATCGCATCGAACGGTACCTGCTTCACAAATTCGACGATCTGCGACAGCGTGGTGTGTGAAAACACCGCCAGCGGATCGCCGCCCATCTCATCGGGCTGCTCGTTAAGGACAAAGCGCGTTTCACCCTGACAAACGATCTCCACGACGCGGGTATGCCCACCGGCAATGGTGACCATTGCGGATGTGTTGCCAGCATGAACGCAGGCGCGGGAATAAAGGATCTCATCGCAAGGTTCTTGCAGCTTCACCTGTACCCGTCCGGCTTGCAGAAGTGCTTTTGCCTTTGCCAACGCGTCGCCTGAGGCATCTTTCAACACCTCCAGCCCGGCCTGCGCGTTACCGCCAATAGCGCCCAGTGCTGCGGCAATGGGTAGCCCGACCATGCCTGTTCCCGGTACCGTAACGCCAAGCCCGTTTTTCATCAGGTTTGGCGACACCCACGCATCTATCTGCGTGACCTCACCAGGAAGTTGTTCCGCGGCAATGGCACAGGCCAGCGCCAGTGAGACAGGCTCTGTACACCCCAGCGCAGGTTTAACTTCTTCCTGCACGGCACGAATAAAATGGTTCCATAAAGGATTGATTTGCTCAGACATCGTTACGACCTTTATTGCTCCTCAGGAGAACGCGAGGAAAGGAGAAACACAAAGCAGCAGCCCGGTGATGACAATAATCACCAGAGATACGCCTTTATATTTATGTAGCGCGGGGACTTTGTAGACCAGCCACGCTGGGATCAGGCAGCCAACCATTCCAAAGATAGGGCTACAAATAGAAGTGAAGCTCAGGACCGGTGCGTTTAAGACAATGGCGCTCCAGGCGAGCAGGATGGCGAACAGCATGATCCCACGCTGAACGGTACGTTCATTGATATTCTCTGCCGGCATTCTGCGGCGCAGGATATTCATCACAATGCCCTGCGTGGCTTCGCGAAAGCCGAGATACACGCCGAAGAAGGCAGTCATGACGGCGAAAATATTCAGGATCACGCTGACGATTTTGACCCAGCCCGCACCGTCACCGCTAATAAACTGCGCGGCGATCGCCAGAGCCGAAATATTTTGCTCATAGGCTTTTACCGCCTCATCGTGACCCATCGCCAGTGTGAAGGAGACGGCATAGAAGAAAACCGTCACAAACAGCACACCAAAGGCAATATTCATCGCACGTAGCGCTTTGTGTCGCGCCACTTCAACCGATTTTTCCCGGGAACGATAAGAGATAACCATCGGGCTTAAGGTCTGGATAAACAGAATCGACGTTAAGGTGAAAGGCAGCGTAATAATGGCGTTTTTGATCAGCAACCCCATCGGTGGCAGCATACCGACGTTGGCTAAATGCCAGAGGCCAATCATCGACAGCCCCAGAGCGGCAACCA encodes:
- a CDS encoding serine dehydratase subunit alpha family protein, translated to MSEQINPLWNHFIRAVQEEVKPALGCTEPVSLALACAIAAEQLPGEVTQIDAWVSPNLMKNGLGVTVPGTGMVGLPIAAALGAIGGNAQAGLEVLKDASGDALAKAKALLQAGRVQVKLQEPCDEILYSRACVHAGNTSAMVTIAGGHTRVVEIVCQGETRFVLNEQPDEMGGDPLAVFSHTTLSQIVEFVKQVPFDAIRFILEAARLNDALSREGLSRKWGLHIGATLHKQRARGWMAQDIGSDIIIRTSAASDARMGGATLPAMSNSGSGNQGITATMPVVVVAEYVQADDERLARALMLSHLAAIYIHYQLPRLSALCAATTAAMGAAAGMAWLMDGRYQTIAMAISSMIGDVSGIICDGASNSCAMKVSTSVGSAWKAVMMALDDSAVTGNEGIVAHDVEQSIANLCSLACRSMQATDRQIIEIMASKV
- a CDS encoding amino acid permease, with product MDTATNSSVIVNDSPAARRAGMSESEWCEAIKFDSTDTGWVIMSIGMAIGAGIVFLPVQVGLMGLWVFLLSSIIGYPAMYLFQRLFINTLAESPECKDYPSVISGYLGKNWGILLGALYFVMLVIWMFVYSTAITNDSASYLHTFGITDGLLSENPFYGLFLICILVAISSRGEKLLFKVSSLMVLTKLFVVAALGLSMIGLWHLANVGMLPPMGLLIKNAIITLPFTLTSILFIQTLSPMVISYRSREKSVEVARHKALRAMNIAFGVLFVTVFFYAVSFTLAMGHDEAVKAYEQNISALAIAAQFISGDGAGWVKIVSVILNIFAVMTAFFGVYLGFREATQGIVMNILRRRMPAENINERTVQRGIMLFAILLAWSAIVLNAPVLSFTSICSPIFGMVGCLIPAWLVYKVPALHKYKGVSLVIIVITGLLLCVSPFLAFS